One segment of Thunnus thynnus chromosome 19, fThuThy2.1, whole genome shotgun sequence DNA contains the following:
- the znf462 gene encoding zinc finger protein 462 — protein sequence MEVLQCDGCDFRAESYDDLKTHIQEVHTVFLQPADADESDSLKDEDEDEEEEEEYEDKDDKDYTPPKAGMSPNSTEGSNQTSQKQTAETHLPFYQCKFCVRYFRSKSFLRNHTKKVHNVVEEDSGENISTQTTKQPSYTVIMHNDHSKVYSCQYCTYKSPRKARIMKHQIMYHNKVPSESAGDASEYAETGGESDSASGLMKGMFACEWCDYQTDQKDSWTNHVVKEHSDKVKIVSSIAELEGEASASSPKPDSPSSSQSPTVSKISFTDDRGNEESGGKTPENTLEKSVAEISSFQYAQMSAVTPNSTGSSIVSKRFASSDVSNSGIEMDANLLNEEDSRSSLEDDDEEELGDIDDPSYTGTLSADAKQLLTDEDNKLLETKGIPFRKYMNRFQCPFCSFLTMHRRSISRHIENIHLSGKTTVYKCDECPFICTSPLKLGTHKQSHTSSDLETLDLTSDSPEPQNDNAAEPVNGGNVSSKVNGKKTTSTLNDQQNPHRCTLCSFSTTTLKGLRVHQQHKHSYCDDLDPTVFESQLTDQLDAEVDTSPIFLQKTQTSILGLATKKPLVTGKRARKSINDLPLDLSSVKKRTRIDEIASNLQSKISQSQQDMIINLDDMDDEEAGENHASADKVGRNHDSKSPVFAYNTQQLHSRESTISHEGGRIGKRKSNPKSKPRNIPISLTLSDDSENISADPSDSRDAIQENSEYSEEPGTARFYCKHCDYHNKSARSVSTHYQRMHPYIKFSFKYILDPEDQSAVFRCLECYIEYTNYNDLHQHYMDHHPEASNVLNFNQPNLVYMCRFCSYTSPNVRSLMPHYQRMHPTVKINNAMIFSSYVVEQSHKTGESQTLREILNSGPKSFNSATSTPRSSSSPVPKAVPKTPEASAETDSLKEAMGANVVVYDCDVCSFASPNMHSVLVHYQKKHPEQKASYFRIQKTMKVISVDQSQPVANSSFNLSMATPPKQSSAALYGSDEEMYYCKHCVYSNRSVVGVLVHYQKRHPEVKVTAKYIKHGAPTPGLMKLMDELQIAAPKQFLKQFQNNGHDGSNNSSPKPGSGEKGEDELFFCQHCDYGNRTVKGVLIHYQKKHRETKANADLVRRHTAVVRSQRERAQMVQSSSVSSALVPAPPDSENATPLRSLKCRHCSYTSPYVYALKKHLKKEHPTVKATAMTILHWAYEDGILEAGYHCEWCIYSHAEPQGLLLHYQRRHPEHNVDYTYMASKLWAGPETTQQGGNAETKHYKCRDCAFEACTIWDITSHYQAVHPWAIKGDESVLLDIIKGNASAEKIHQQVAKEHASFNCQSAEDDGALVIATPPQESNPHPTHPRLSISNNPYQCTVCLSEYNSLHGLLTHYGKKHPGMKVKAADFAQEADINPSSVYKCRHCPYVNSRIHGVLTHYQKRHPLVKVTAEDFANDIEQISDVNDSDDKCKTQRQGFGAYRCKMCPYTHGTLEKLKIHYEKYHNQSASDMFTPALTNFSSSKDTEPVAECSASNISSGAKVQEVSELDFALSQLPINKTEKHAIFKCQLCKYFCSTRKGIARHYRIKHNNVRAQPEGKNNVFKCALCAYTNPIRKGLAAHYQKRHDIDAYYTHCLAASKTITEKPNKVMAPPPSEGDNSEMSEDLRLAVERRRCSLCNFQAFSRKSIVSHYIKRHPGVFPKKQHSSKLGRYFTVIYAKEPEKLAVSAMAEDEKEVLEVPLEPEQDREVEWLPFKCLKCFRLSFSTGELLSMHYNDHHSNDLKRDFVVSPGPGDEDSELYQCSHCELKFLALPVLAKHLFNHNEEFQKRAMRQERRRQLLSKQKAAELPETKPEKESPVNKAPIGFRCNFCVEVHPTLRAICNHLRKHVQYGEVKEGHVKQEVSEVPLTLPSESLTNGDLEEDEAAEADGLERPAVTTMGPPLVSPGSGGVAVAVETLEPEMDAVEGRAAALVAAARAVASGGPMKQRLAAGGHPCAQCDRVFMSMQGLRSHERSHSAMALFNREDKYSCQYCQFVSPFRHNLDRHVQSHHGHHKPFKCKLCPFKSAYVSRLKSHLHKAHTGEQHMYKCLSCPFSSMTISQLKEHSLRDHGETLTLHKLRAATQAAHGALRPSRLAGNTEQTPLTPDDPSYLEPADVRQQLSHYQLASRSQMSSGSTPGGSTVADNRPDGVLTCEFCEFSSGYMQSLRRHYRDRHGGKKLFKCKDCSFFTCYKNTFTMHVEAGHNNNAPEDLPKDLRCPLCLYHTKHKSNMIDHIVLHREERVAPLEVSRSKLSRHLQGLVFRCHKCTFTCSSDQALQLHLQKHAEIKPYQCQLCYYDSSRRSQLEEHLRLEHKVIRNFELMGRVNLDQLEMIKGQGSSTEDEEEREIMDLVVDGKVAAEEEEEEDEGMEITENMMEEQREVDDEEIDNNIKEEEEEEEEEEDEVKEVEEEKPAIQGVLASPTSSSSSSSSGPSGAEKRLPCEFCGRCFTNSFEWERHVLRHGMMVNNSRMDSSTTSAIEASAPSSTGSSVLMDTGLDLSSNTKEEGNPADPSQRSQSQYMEDKEMLDTKKDQQFG from the exons ATGGAGGTATTGCAGTGTGATGGCTGTGACTTCCGTGCCGAGTCATATGATGATTTGAAGACCCACATTCAGGAAGTACACACTGTTTTCCTGCAGCCTGCAGATGCAGATGAGTCTGACTCGCTGAAAGAcgaggatgaagatgaggaggaagaggaggaatatGAGGATAAGGATGACAAGGATTATACGCCTCCTAAAGCTGGAATGA gccCCAACTCTACTGAAGGTTCCAACCAAACGTCACAGAAGCAGACAGCTGAAACCCATCTGCCGTTTTACCAGTGCAAGTTCTGTGTCCGTTACTTCAGATCGAAGTCATTCTTAAGAAATCACACCAAAAAGGTGCATAATGTTGTAGAGGAAGATTCAGGGGAAAATATctccacacaaacaacaaagcagCCCAGCTACACTGTTATAATGCATAATGACCATTCAAAGGTGTATTCCTGTCAGTATTGCACATACAAGTCTCCACGCAAAGCAAGGATAATGAAACACCAAATCATGTATCATAACAAAGTTCCCTCAGAAAGCGCTGGAGATGCTTCGGAATATGCTGAGACTGGAGGGGAATCCGACTCGGCCAGTGGACTCATGAAGGGAATGTTCGCCTGCGAATGGTGTGACTATCAAACTGACCAGAAGGACAGCTGGACTAATCATGTGGTGAAGGAACACAGTGACAAAGTCAAGATAGTTTCTTCCATTGCAGAGCTGGAAGGGGAGGCAAGTGCAAGCTCACCTAAACCAgattctccctcctcttcccaAAGCCCGACTGTATCAAAGATAAGTTTCACAGATGATCGTGGAAACGAGGAGTCAGGTGgaaaaacaccagaaaataCATTGGAGAAATCAGTTGCAGAGATCTCATCTTTTCAGTATGCACAGATGAGTGCAGTTACACCCAACAGCACAGGTTCCTCCATTGTGTCCAAGAGGTTTGCTTCATCTGATGTCTCCAACAGTGGCATAGAGATGGACGCAAACTTACTCAATGAAGAAGACTCTAGGAGCAGCttagaagatgatgatgaagaagagtTGGGCGATATAGATGATCCCAGCTATACTGGAACCCTGTCAGCAGATGCAAAGCAGCTTTTGACTGATGAGGATAATAAATTACTGGAGACTAAAGGAATACCATTCAGAAAGTACATGAATCGCTTTCAGTGCCCCTTTTGCTCCTTCCTCACGATGCACAGGCGGAGCATCTCCCGCCACATTGAAAACATTCACCTTTCTGGTAAAACTACAGTGTATAAATGTGATGAATGCCCATTTATTTGCACCAGCCCTCTTAAACtgggcacacacaaacagagtcaTACCTCCTCAGATTTAGAGACCCTGGACCTGACGAGTGATAGTCCAGAACCTCAGAATGACAATGCTGCAGAGCCAGTTAATGGGGGTAATGTAAGTTCCAAAGTCAATGGAAAAAAGACAACCAGCACACTGAACGACCAGCAGAACCCTCATCGCTGCACGCTCTGCAGCTTCTCTACCACCACTCTGAAAGGTCTGAGGGTTCACCAGCAGCACAAGCATTCCTACTGTGATGACCTAGATCCCACTGTCTTTGAAAGTCAGCTGACTGACCAGCTGGATGCTGAAGTGGACACCTCTCCGATCTTTCTACAAAAAACCCAGACCTCCATTTTAGGACTTGCTACCAAAAAGCCCTTAGTAACAGGGAAAAGAGCCAGGAAGTCCATTAATGACTTGCCTTTGGATTTGTCCTCGGTCAAGAAGAGAACCAGAATTGATGAAATTGCCAGTAACCTTCAAAGTAAGATTAGCCAAAGCCAACAGGACATGATCATAAATCTGGATGACATGGATGATGAAGAAGCTGGAGAAAATCATGCCAGTGCGGATAAAGTGGGCAGAAACCATGATAGCAAAAGCCCTGTCTTTGCTtacaacacacagcagcttcattcAAGAGAATCAACAATCTCTCATGAGGGAGGTAGAATagggaaaagaaaaagcaacCCTAAATCGAAACCTAGAAACATTCCTATATCGCTGACTCTTTCAGATGACAGTGAAAACATCTCCGCTGACCCAAGTGATAGTAGGGATGCTATCCAAGAGAACAGTGAATATTCAGAAGAACCTGGAACTGCACGTTTCTACTGTAAACACTGTGATTACCACAACAAGTCGGCTCGTAGCGTCAGCACCCATTACCAGAGGATGCACCCTTACATCAAGTTCAGCTTTAAGTACATCCTGGACCCCGAGGACCAGAGTGCGGTCTTCCGTTGCTTAGAGTGCTACATTGAATACACAAATTACAACGATCTACACCAACACTACATGGATCACCACCCTGAAGCAAGCAATGTTCTCAACTTCAACCAGCCAAATTTGGTATACATGTGCCGCTTTTGTTCATACACAAGCCCCAATGTCAGGAGTCTAATGCCCCATTACCAAAGAATGCATCCAACAGTAAAAATTAACAATGCCATGATCTTCTCCAGCTACGTAGTGGAGCAGTCCCACAAGACTGGCGAATCGCAGACTTTGAGGGAAATTTTAAACTCTGGCCCCAAAAGTTTTAACTCAGCCACGTCGACCCCCAGGTCCTCCTCAAGCCCAGTACCGAAAGCAGTCCCCAAGACCCCTGAGGCCAGTGCTGAGACAGACTCCCTCAAAGAAGCTATGGGTGCCAATGTCGTTGTCTATGATTGTGATGTGTGTTCTTTTGCGAGCCCCAACATGCACTCTGTTTTGGTCCACTACCAGAAGAAACACCCAGAGCAAAAGGCATCTTATTTCCGTATACAGAAAACCATGAAGGTCATCTCAGTGGATCAGTCACAACCTGTTGCCAACTCTTCATTTAACCTCAGCATGGCTACGCCTCCAAAACAATCAAGTGCAGCACTGTATGGATCAGATGAAGAAATGTACTACTGTAAACATTGTGTGTACAGCAACAGATCTGTTGTTGGTGTGTTGGTCCATTATCAAAAGAGACACCCAGAAGTAAAAGTGacagcaaaatatataaaacatggTGCCCCCACCCCAGGTTTGATGAAATTAATGGATGAATTGCAAATTGCAGCTCCCAAACAGTTTTTGAAGCAATTTCAAAACAACGGTCACGATGGATCCAACAATTCAAGCCCTAAACCAGGAAGTGGCGAGAAAGGGGAGGACGAGCTGTTCTTTTGTCAGCACTGTGATTATGGCAACCGCACTGTAAAAGGGGTGCTTATTCATTACCAGAAAAAGCATAGAGAAACCAAGGCCAATGCTGACCTTGTACGTCGTCACACTGCAGTTGTCCGGAGTCAGCGTGAGCGTGCACAGATGGTTCAGTCAAGCAGTGTCTCTTCTGCGTTGGTGCCAGCCCCTCCAGACTCTGAAAATGCAACGCCTCTGCGTTCCCTGAAGTGCAGACACTGTTCCTACACATCACCCTATGTCTATGCTCTAAAGAAGCATCTGAAGAAAGAGCACCCCACTGTGAAAGCCACAGCCATGACCATTTTACACTGGGCTTACGAAGATGGCATTCTGGAGGCTGGCTACCACTGTGAGTGGTGCATTTACTCTCATGCTGAACCCCAAGGCCTGCTGCTCCATTACCAAAGACGCCATCCTGAGCACAATGTTGATTACACATACATGGCCAGCAAGCTATGGGCTGGGCCAGAGACCACCCAACAAGGGGGCAATGCGGAAACTAAACATTACAAATGCAGAGATTGTGCCTTTGAGGCCTGTACAATATGGGACATAACCAGTCACTATCAGGCAGTCCATCCCTGGGCCATTAAAGGGGATGAATCTGTGCTTTTGGATATTATCAAAGGAAATGCCTCAGCTGAAAAGATCCACCAGCAGGTTGCCAAAGAGCATGCGTCTTTCAATTGCCAGTCTGCTGAAGATGATGGAGCTCTGGTCATTGCCACCCCACCTCAAGAGAGCAACCCCCATCCTACCCACCCCCGTCTTTCCATCTCTAATAATCCTTatcagtgtactgtatgtctgtcagAGTACAACAGTCTCCATGGCCTCCTCACTCACTATGGAAAGAAGCACCCGGGCATGAAGGTAAAAGCTGCAGATTTTGCACAGGAGGCAGATATCAACCCCAGTTCTGTGTATAAATGCCGTCACTGTCCATATGTAAACTCTCGTATCCATGGCGTACTCACTCACTATCAGAAAAGACACCCATTAGTGAAAGTCACTGCAGAGGACTTTGCAAATGATATAGAGCAAATCAGTGACGTTAATGATAGCGATGACAAGTGCAAAACTCAAAGGCAGGGCTTTGGCGCATACAGATGCAAAATGTGCCCGTATACACATGGGACACTGGAGAAACTCAAAATCCATTATGAGAAATATCACAATCAGTCGGCCTCTGATATGTTCACTCCCGCTCTGACAAATTTCTCCTCCAGTAAGGACACAGAGCCAGTAGCTGAATGCAGTGCCAGTAATATATCAAGCGGCGCAAAAGTCCAAGAGGTCAGTGAATTGGACTTTGCTCTCTCCCAGTTACCCATCAATAAGACAGAGAAACATGCTATATTCAAGTGTCAGCTCTGCAAATACTTCTGCTCCACCAGGAAAGGCATTGCTCGCCATTACCGTATCAAGCACAACAATGTTCGTGCTCAGCCCGAGGGTAAAAACAATGTCTTCAAATGTGCACTCTGTGCGTATACAAACCCTATACGCAAAGGCCTGGCAGCACATTACCAGAAGCGGCATGATATTGATGCCTATTATACCCATTGTCTGGCTGCTTCCAAGACTATAACCGAAAAGCCCAACAAAGTGATGGCACCCCCGCCATCTGAAGGAGACAATTCAGAAATGAGTGAAGACTTGCGTTTGGCCGTGGAGAGACGAAGGTGTTCTCTTTGCAATTTCCAGGCCTTTAGCAGGAAGAGCATTGTCTCACACTACATTAAACGCCACCCAGGTGTCTTCCCCAAGAAGCAGCATTCTAGCAAGCTTGGTCGCTACTTTACCGTTATCTATGCCAAAGAACCCGAGAAACTCGCTGTCAGTGCAATGGCAGAAGACGAAAAAGAAGTACTGGAGGTTCCGCTCGAACCCGAGCAGGACAGAGAGGTTGAATGGCTGCCATTTAAGTGTCTAAAATGCTTCCGGCTGTCCTTCAGCACAGGCGAGCTGCTCTCTATGCACTACAACGACCACCACAGCAACGACTTGAAGAGGGACTTTGTGGTATCGCCTGGTCCCGGGGATGAGGACTCTGAGTTGTACCAGTGTTCTCATTGTGAGCTCAAGTTCCTGGCTCTCCCAGTTCTGGCCAAACATCTATTCAACCATAATGAGGAGTTTCAGAAGAGAGCCATgaggcaggagaggaggaggcagctTCTCAGCAAACAGAAAGCCGCAGAACTACCTGAGACCAAACCTGAGAAG GAAAGCCCTGTAAATAAAGCTCCCATAGGATTCAGGTGTAACTTCTGCGTAGAGGTGCACCCCACCCTCCGAGCCATCTGCAACCACCTTAGGAAACATGTCCAGTATGGAGAGGTCAAAGAGGGACATGTCAAG CAGGAGGTCAGCGAGGTCCCACTGACCCTGCCTTCAGAGAGCCTAACTAACGGCGACCTGGAGGAGGATGAAGCAGCTGAAGCCGATGGCCTCGAGAGACCGGCAGTTACAACAATGGGCCCACCCTTGGTTTCCCCGGGCTCTGGCGGTGTTGCTGTTGCCGTGGAGACACTGGAACCAGAAATGGATGCTGTCGAGGGAAGGGCAGCGGCCCTCGTGGCTGCGGCGAGGGCCGTGGCATCGGGGGGCCCGATGAAGCAGCGACTAGCGGCGGGGGGCCACCCGTGTGCCCAGTGTGACCGAGTCTTCATGTCCATGCAGGGACTGAGGTCCCATGAGAGGAGCCACTCAGCCATGGCGCTGTTCAACAGAGAGGACAAATACAGCTGCCAGTACTGCCAGTTCGTCTCACCCTTCAGACACAA tctggacagacatgtgCAGTCTCACCACGGGCACCACAAGCCCTTCAAGTGCAAGCTCTGCCCCTTTAAATCTGCCTACGTGAGTCGCTTGAAGAGCCACCTGCATAAGGcacacacag gTGAGCAGCACATGTACAAGTGCTTGTCGTGCCCCTTCTCCTCTATGACCATCAGCCAGCTGAAGGAGCACTCTCTGAGAGACCATGGTGAGACCCTGACCCTCCACAAACTTCGGGCTGCTACCCAGGCTGCTCATGGCGCCCTCAGGCCCTCCCGGCTGGCCGGTAACACAGAGCAGACTCCCTTGACCCCGGATG ACCCATCATACCTGGAGCCAGCGGATGTTCGTCAGCAGCTTAGTCATTACCAGCTGGCCTCCCGCAGTCAAATGTCTTCCGGCTCAACACCTGGTGGCTCTACAGTGGCTGACAATCGACCAGACGGCGTCCTCACTTGCGAGTTCTGTGAGTTCAGCTCTGGATACATGCAGAGCCTGCGCCGGCACTACAGGGACCGCCATGGTGGCAAGAAGCTCTTCAAGTGCAAAGACTGTTCCTTTTTCACCTGCTACAA GAATACCTTCACCATGCATGTGGAGGCTGGTCACAACAACAACGCACCTGAGGACCTCCCAAAAGACCTGCGCTGCCCTCTCTGCCTCTACCACACCAAACACAAGAGCAATATGATTGACCACATTGTCCTGCACAGAG aGGAGCGTGTGGCTCCACTGGAGGTGAGCCGCTCCAAGCTGTCACGCCACCTTCAGGGCCTGGTGTTCCGTTGCCACAAATGCACCTTTACATGCTCCAGTGACCAGGCCCTGCAGCTGCACCTGCAGAAGCATGCTGAGATCAAACCCTACCAGTGCCAGCTCTGCTATTATGACAGCAGTCGACGGAGCCAGCTAGAGGAGCATCTTCGCCTTGAGCACAAG GTTATCCGTAACTTTGAGCTGATGGGCCGGGTCAacctggaccagctggagatgATAAAGGGACAAGGGAGCAGCACAGAGGacgaagaagagagagaaattatGGATTTGGTGGTAGATGGAAAAGttgctgcagaggaggaggaggaggaggatgaaggaaTGGAAATTACAGAGAACATGAtggaggaacagagagaggtGGATGACGAAGAGATAGACAACAAcatcaaagaagaagaggaggaggaggaagaagaagaagatgaagtcaaggaggtagaagaagaaaagcccGCCATACAAG GGGTCCTTGCATCTCCCaccagcagtagcagcagcagtagctcTGGGCCGAGCGGTGCAGAGAAGCGTCTTCCCTGTGAGTTCTGTGGCCGCTGCTTCACCAACAGCTTCGAGTGGGAACGTCATGTCCTTCGACATGGCAt gaTGGTCAACAACAGTCGAATGGACAGCAGCACCACCTCAGCAATAGAGGCCTCAGCTCCATCTTCCACCGGCTCCTCTGTCTTGATGGACACAGGATTGGACCTGTCCAGCAACACAAAAGAGGAAGGGAACCCTGCGGATCCATCACAGAGAAGTCAAAGCCAGTATATGGAAGACAAAGAAATGCTTGACACCAAAAAGGATCAACAGTTTGGTTGA